One Virgibacillus proomii DNA window includes the following coding sequences:
- a CDS encoding antirestriction protein ArdA yields the protein MEMQVYIANLGKYNEGELVGAWFTPPIDMEDVKERIGLNSEYEEHAVHDYELPFEIDEYTPITEINRLCTMVQELEGSPIYHELSEIQSYWFDNLEELLEHRDDIMHYPDCENMADVARYFVEETGALGEVPTNLQNYIDYEAFGRDLEISGNFLVTSHGVFEYTN from the coding sequence ATGGAAATGCAAGTTTACATTGCCAATCTCGGAAAATATAATGAGGGCGAACTGGTTGGCGCTTGGTTTACACCACCTATAGATATGGAAGATGTAAAAGAGCGTATCGGATTAAACAGCGAATATGAAGAACATGCCGTGCACGATTACGAACTGCCATTTGAAATTGATGAATATACACCAATTACTGAAATCAATCGTTTATGTACGATGGTACAAGAATTAGAGGGTTCGCCTATTTATCATGAACTTTCTGAAATTCAAAGTTACTGGTTTGATAATTTAGAAGAATTACTAGAACATCGAGACGATATTATGCATTACCCCGATTGTGAGAATATGGCAGATGTCGCAAGGTATTTTGTTGAAGAAACAGGAGCACTTGGAGAAGTTCCTACCAATCTACAAAATTATATTGATTATGAAGCCTTTGGACGTGACTTAGAAATAAGCGGGAATTTTCTTGTCACTTCTCATGGGGTTTTTGAGTATACCAATTAA
- a CDS encoding MarR family winged helix-turn-helix transcriptional regulator, with translation MDVNQSWGYQLSKIAQEMGESFAKELTNYELTSRDFGILSTIYNNESLTQKDIGLLLKVDRTTMVQLIDVLESKNLVKRVSNPNDRRANFIQITEEGLSILEKNQKKLEIYEKHVVSQMSADQKKVIHDIYHYLQKEEFDNE, from the coding sequence GTGGACGTTAACCAATCTTGGGGATATCAATTAAGTAAGATAGCTCAAGAGATGGGAGAAAGTTTTGCAAAAGAGTTAACAAATTATGAGCTTACATCAAGAGATTTTGGGATTCTATCTACGATTTATAATAACGAAAGCTTAACCCAGAAAGATATTGGATTATTGCTGAAAGTGGATAGAACGACAATGGTACAACTAATTGATGTTTTAGAATCTAAAAATTTAGTAAAACGTGTTAGTAATCCAAATGACAGAAGGGCTAACTTCATTCAAATCACAGAGGAAGGCCTTTCTATCTTAGAAAAAAATCAGAAAAAACTTGAAATCTATGAAAAACACGTTGTCTCTCAAATGTCAGCCGATCAAAAGAAGGTAATTCATGATATCTATCATTACCTACAAAAGGAGGAATTTGATAATGAATAA
- a CDS encoding rhodanese-like domain-containing protein, with translation MNKIEYLETHLELTLSPMDYMGHVKNNPDSCTLVDVRNAPPHLKKEKIQGAIEIPLNELDQRLEELPKDKLIVVYCWDTWCNMGKKASLLLLQNGYEVKELFGGIASWKTLKFPVKAL, from the coding sequence ATGAATAAAATAGAATATTTAGAAACTCATTTAGAACTAACATTAAGTCCTATGGATTATATGGGACATGTCAAAAATAATCCTGATTCTTGTACTTTAGTTGATGTTCGAAATGCTCCACCACATTTAAAAAAGGAGAAGATTCAAGGTGCGATTGAAATTCCTTTGAATGAATTAGATCAAAGGCTGGAAGAACTCCCCAAAGATAAACTGATTGTTGTATATTGCTGGGATACATGGTGCAACATGGGTAAGAAAGCAAGTCTTCTTTTATTACAAAATGGATATGAAGTGAAAGAACTATTTGGGGGCATTGCTTCATGGAAAACACTTAAATTTCCAGTAAAAGCTTTATAA
- a CDS encoding conjugal transfer protein: protein MKKLKNYTRIWSVEKVIYAINDFRLPFPVTFNQMSWFVLSLLIVMLLGNLPPLSLINGALLKYVGIPVGLTWFMSQKTFDGKKPYSFLKSALTYWFRPKVTYAGKPIKLQHVKVNENLTAVRSEIHALSD, encoded by the coding sequence TTGAAAAAACTAAAGAACTATACCCGAATTTGGTCAGTTGAAAAAGTGATTTATGCGATTAATGATTTTCGTTTACCTTTTCCCGTAACATTCAATCAAATGTCATGGTTTGTACTTTCGCTCTTAATTGTCATGTTGTTAGGGAATCTTCCTCCACTTTCTTTGATTAATGGAGCGTTATTAAAATATGTCGGAATTCCAGTTGGTTTGACATGGTTTATGAGTCAGAAAACATTTGATGGCAAAAAACCATATAGTTTTCTCAAGTCTGCATTGACCTATTGGTTTCGACCTAAAGTTACGTATGCAGGAAAACCTATCAAACTACAACATGTAAAGGTAAATGAAAACTTAACGGCTGTCAGGAGTGAAATCCATGCGTTATCCGATTAA
- a CDS encoding conjugal transfer ATPase TcpF — translation MRYPIKYIENNLVFNHDGECFVYYELLPYNYSFLSPDEKIQVHDHFRQLIAQNQDGKIHALQISTASSIRSVQERSKELVTGRLKEVAYERIDDQTEALVSMIGEHQVDYRFFIGFKLLLNEEEVSMKAMGKNIKNSLSSFVRDVNHHLMGDFVSMPHEEMRRFSKMESLLQNKISRRFKVRPLDKNDFGYLSEHLHGQTGIAYDEYDYALPLKKLKRETLVKRYDLIKPTRCLIEENQRYLKIEQEEQTTYVAYFTINSIVGDLEFPSDEIFYYQQQQFDFPIDTSMNVEIVTNKKALSTVRNKKKELKDLDNHAWESDNETGSNVIDALEQVNELEDVLDQSKESMYKLSYVIRVSASNVDELKQRCNEVKDFYDDLNVKLVRPFGDMIGLHSEFIPASKRYMNDYIQYVTSDFLAGLGFGATQMLGETEGIYFGYNLDTGRNVYLNPSLASQGVKGSVTNALASAFLGSLGGGKSFSNNLLVYYAVLYGGQALIVDPKEERGNWKETLPEIAHEINIVNLTSEESNKGLLDPFVIMKKKKDSESLAIDILTFLTGISSRDGDKFPVLRRAIRAVGQQEERGLLLVIHELRSDPNPLAGPIADHIESFTDYDFAHLLFSDGTVENSISLEKQLNMIQVADLVLPDAETGFEEYTTMELLSVAMLIVISTFALDFIHSDRSIFKIVDLDEAWSFLQVAQGKTLSNKLVRAGRAMNAGVYFVTQNADDLTDEKLKNNIGVKFAFRSRDMTEIKKTLQFFGVDAEDESNQRRLRELENGQCLIQDLYGRVGIIQVHPVFEDLFHAFDTRPPTQEKKGGD, via the coding sequence ATGCGTTATCCGATTAAATATATTGAAAACAATCTTGTCTTTAACCATGACGGGGAATGTTTTGTGTATTATGAATTACTCCCTTATAATTATTCGTTTCTTTCACCAGACGAAAAAATACAAGTACACGATCACTTCCGTCAATTAATTGCACAAAATCAAGATGGAAAAATTCATGCTTTACAAATTAGTACGGCAAGCAGTATCCGATCGGTACAGGAGCGAAGTAAAGAGTTAGTGACAGGACGATTAAAAGAAGTTGCTTATGAGCGTATTGATGACCAAACGGAAGCCCTAGTTTCTATGATTGGTGAACATCAAGTAGACTATCGTTTTTTTATCGGTTTTAAACTGTTGCTGAATGAAGAAGAAGTCAGTATGAAAGCAATGGGAAAAAATATTAAAAATTCACTATCTTCATTCGTCCGTGATGTAAACCACCACCTAATGGGGGATTTTGTCTCGATGCCACATGAAGAAATGAGACGTTTTTCTAAAATGGAATCGTTATTACAAAACAAAATATCTAGGCGTTTTAAAGTACGCCCTCTAGATAAAAATGACTTTGGCTATCTGAGTGAACATCTTCATGGACAAACGGGAATTGCTTATGACGAATATGACTATGCCCTACCTCTAAAGAAATTAAAAAGGGAAACTTTAGTGAAGCGTTATGATCTGATTAAACCGACTCGTTGCTTGATTGAGGAAAATCAACGTTATTTAAAAATCGAACAGGAAGAACAGACAACATATGTGGCTTACTTTACGATTAATTCGATTGTCGGCGATCTTGAGTTTCCATCGGATGAAATCTTTTATTATCAACAACAACAATTCGATTTTCCAATCGATACCTCCATGAACGTAGAAATTGTAACGAACAAAAAGGCATTATCTACCGTTCGGAACAAGAAAAAGGAACTCAAAGACTTGGATAACCATGCTTGGGAATCCGATAATGAAACAGGCAGCAATGTCATCGATGCGTTGGAACAGGTAAATGAATTAGAAGATGTGCTCGACCAAAGTAAAGAATCGATGTACAAGTTAAGTTATGTCATTCGAGTATCTGCTTCTAATGTAGACGAACTTAAACAGCGTTGTAATGAGGTAAAAGATTTTTATGATGATTTAAACGTAAAACTTGTTCGTCCATTTGGAGATATGATCGGTTTACACAGTGAATTTATCCCAGCCAGTAAACGGTATATGAATGATTATATCCAGTACGTGACTTCTGACTTTTTGGCAGGACTTGGATTTGGTGCAACACAAATGCTAGGAGAAACGGAAGGTATTTATTTTGGTTACAACTTAGATACTGGAAGAAATGTGTATCTTAACCCAAGCCTAGCCAGTCAAGGTGTGAAAGGTTCCGTCACCAATGCGTTAGCTTCTGCTTTCTTAGGTTCACTTGGTGGCGGGAAATCATTCTCTAACAACTTACTAGTCTATTATGCCGTACTGTATGGTGGTCAAGCCTTAATAGTTGACCCAAAAGAGGAACGGGGAAACTGGAAAGAAACGTTGCCTGAAATTGCTCATGAAATAAATATTGTTAATCTAACGAGTGAGGAAAGCAACAAAGGACTACTTGATCCTTTTGTTATTATGAAAAAGAAAAAGGATTCGGAAAGTCTTGCGATTGATATTCTTACCTTTCTCACAGGTATATCCAGTCGGGATGGAGATAAATTCCCTGTATTACGACGAGCGATTCGAGCTGTTGGTCAACAGGAGGAACGTGGTTTGCTTCTTGTGATTCATGAACTTAGAAGTGATCCTAACCCGTTAGCTGGTCCCATTGCTGACCATATCGAAAGTTTTACCGACTATGACTTCGCTCACCTTCTGTTTTCGGATGGGACTGTGGAAAATTCGATTAGTTTAGAAAAACAATTGAATATGATTCAAGTGGCGGATTTAGTATTACCAGATGCGGAAACAGGTTTTGAAGAATATACGACGATGGAGTTGCTTAGCGTCGCTATGCTGATTGTTATTTCTACTTTTGCATTAGACTTTATCCATTCCGACCGTAGCATTTTCAAAATTGTTGATTTGGATGAAGCATGGAGCTTTCTACAAGTCGCACAAGGAAAGACTTTATCTAACAAACTAGTACGAGCAGGTCGTGCAATGAATGCTGGTGTCTACTTTGTTACACAGAATGCGGACGATTTAACCGATGAAAAATTGAAGAATAACATCGGTGTAAAGTTCGCCTTTCGTTCTAGAGATATGACAGAAATAAAGAAAACCCTTCAATTCTTTGGTGTGGATGCGGAAGATGAATCGAATCAAAGACGATTACGGGAACTGGAAAACGGACAATGTTTAATTCAAGACTTATATGGACGTGTGGGGATTATTCAAGTCCATCCTGTCTTTGAAGATTTATTTCATGCTTTTGACACGCGTCCACCGACACAGGAGAAGAAAGGTGGCGATTAA
- a CDS encoding CD3337/EF1877 family mobilome membrane protein, translating to MLLTRVHRHRRRKVAINLKKQKLKKIVITVVLISAAVFLCLLLLGTFAQAAGLVDDTVSEDNLYSKYALDHYQLDFYVDTGWDWLPWNWNDGIGKQVMYGLYTITNFIWIISLYLSNATGYLIQQAYSLDFISQTADAIGKNMQTLAGITASGFSSSGFYVGFLLIFILIIGIYVAYTGLMKRETTKAFRAILNFLVVFILSASFIAYAPTYITKINDFSADISQASLDLGTKILMPSSTSQGKDSVDLIRNNLFSIQVEQPWLLLQFDDSDKETIGEERVEALVSINPDTNNGKDREDAVKAEIEDHDNKNLTITKTTTRLGMVFFLFLFNIGISIFVFLLSGTMIFSQILFIIYAMFLPISFLLSMIPTFENMGKQAIMKLFNVIMLRAGITLIITIAFSISSMLYSLTTSYPFFLIAFLQIVTFAGIYMKLGDIMSMFKLQSSDSQQVGRQVMRRPYRMFNRGSRRLQRTIGRTLAGATAGATAGAMVGKSKQTKGSFSPLRPLQRLTSTSKNNKERPNDNTKRTSLSQKVGQVTGKMVGAKNQFRANIDHRKEQLHDLPTTAQYAVMQGKEQLIKPARDFKEGMKQAKKKRQKIDADRQAKHRQTIADRRQALDKKRTPSRKTASYERPITHDANESVHQDRLKNPAVQQKQETRPVTKNEHMKQFKLQRQLSSPDRKEHFTDHPKQPVKKENRSLNTERSQPKNSRTIIKRPSKPLKRTNQKQITKRSIHAVRRKH from the coding sequence ATGCTTTTGACACGCGTCCACCGACACAGGAGAAGAAAGGTGGCGATTAATTTGAAAAAACAAAAACTAAAAAAGATAGTTATAACGGTAGTGCTGATTAGTGCTGCCGTTTTTCTATGCCTTCTTTTACTTGGAACATTTGCTCAAGCAGCTGGATTAGTAGATGATACGGTATCAGAAGATAATTTGTATTCTAAATATGCCCTTGACCATTATCAATTAGATTTTTATGTGGACACAGGTTGGGATTGGCTTCCGTGGAATTGGAATGATGGAATCGGAAAACAAGTCATGTATGGGCTATACACGATAACAAACTTCATCTGGATTATAAGTTTGTATTTGTCTAATGCAACAGGCTACTTAATTCAACAAGCCTATTCTTTGGATTTCATTTCGCAAACGGCAGACGCCATCGGGAAAAATATGCAAACATTAGCTGGGATTACGGCAAGCGGGTTTAGTAGTTCGGGCTTTTATGTTGGCTTTTTGCTCATTTTTATTTTAATAATCGGGATTTACGTGGCTTATACAGGCTTAATGAAACGAGAAACGACGAAAGCATTTCGAGCGATTCTAAACTTTTTAGTAGTGTTTATTTTGTCAGCTTCTTTTATCGCGTATGCACCAACGTATATTACTAAAATCAATGACTTTTCAGCTGATATTAGTCAAGCAAGTTTAGATTTGGGAACAAAAATCTTAATGCCTAGCTCTACTAGTCAGGGAAAAGATAGTGTCGATTTGATACGAAATAACCTTTTTTCGATTCAAGTGGAACAGCCTTGGCTGCTGTTGCAGTTTGATGATTCAGATAAAGAGACGATTGGCGAAGAACGTGTTGAAGCTCTAGTTTCTATCAATCCTGATACGAATAATGGAAAAGATCGGGAAGATGCGGTCAAAGCAGAAATTGAAGATCATGACAATAAAAACTTAACCATTACGAAGACCACCACACGTTTAGGAATGGTCTTCTTTTTGTTTCTATTCAATATCGGGATTTCAATTTTTGTATTTCTTCTATCGGGAACGATGATTTTCTCGCAAATTCTGTTTATTATCTATGCGATGTTTTTGCCCATTAGTTTTTTACTTTCCATGATACCGACTTTTGAAAACATGGGAAAACAAGCGATTATGAAATTGTTTAATGTGATTATGCTTCGGGCTGGAATTACATTGATTATTACAATTGCCTTTAGCATTTCATCTATGCTTTACAGCTTAACAACAAGTTATCCGTTTTTCTTGATCGCCTTTTTACAGATCGTGACGTTTGCAGGCATTTATATGAAACTCGGTGATATTATGAGCATGTTTAAACTACAAAGTAGTGACTCGCAACAAGTTGGACGTCAAGTCATGCGTCGTCCTTACCGAATGTTTAATCGGGGCAGTCGTCGATTACAGAGAACAATTGGACGCACCCTTGCAGGGGCAACAGCTGGAGCAACCGCCGGGGCAATGGTAGGGAAATCAAAGCAAACAAAAGGTTCCTTCTCCCCACTTCGACCATTACAGCGACTAACATCAACTTCAAAAAATAATAAAGAACGCCCAAATGACAATACAAAACGAACATCTTTAAGCCAAAAAGTGGGTCAAGTAACAGGGAAAATGGTTGGTGCGAAAAATCAGTTCCGTGCGAATATAGATCACCGAAAAGAACAACTGCATGATTTGCCTACTACTGCTCAATATGCGGTGATGCAAGGAAAAGAACAGCTTATAAAACCTGCCCGTGATTTTAAAGAAGGTATGAAGCAAGCAAAGAAAAAAAGACAAAAAATAGATGCAGACCGTCAAGCAAAACATCGTCAAACCATTGCAGATAGGCGGCAAGCATTGGATAAAAAACGTACCCCTTCTCGAAAGACTGCCAGTTATGAACGACCAATCACGCATGATGCCAATGAATCTGTACATCAAGATAGATTAAAGAACCCAGCTGTTCAACAAAAACAAGAGACAAGACCTGTCACAAAAAACGAGCATATGAAGCAATTCAAATTACAACGACAGTTATCGAGCCCAGACAGAAAAGAACATTTTACTGATCATCCCAAACAACCTGTTAAAAAAGAAAATCGATCTCTCAATACAGAACGTTCTCAACCAAAAAATAGTCGGACAATCATCAAGCGTCCTTCTAAACCGTTGAAACGTACAAATCAGAAGCAAATCACCAAGCGTTCAATCCATGCTGTTAGGAGGAAACACTAA
- a CDS encoding conjugal transfer protein, which translates to MKSFFKKKEKQPLATKPKKTKVRTVGTRKKTVTILWILLIGSLAFGIYKNFTAIDQHTVHEREIIETRIIDTNAIESFTKNFVKDYYTWQNEKDSIEQRTEKINDYLTEDLQALSTDTVRDDIPTSSSVSNIDIWSVTPESDNTYVVVYSVDQKVTEDKDSQRIRSTYRILLHQDNAGNLVIIQNPTLWSIPNKSDYEPEQPDSNGTVDSDTVQEVTEFLETFFAFYPTATDKELAYYVKNNALPPINQEYIFSELVNPVFQKKENQIKVWATVKYLNERTKAIQISQYELYLEKDTNWMIVE; encoded by the coding sequence ATGAAAAGCTTTTTTAAGAAAAAAGAAAAACAACCGCTAGCAACAAAACCTAAAAAAACAAAAGTACGGACTGTTGGTACACGCAAAAAAACAGTGACTATTTTATGGATACTCTTAATTGGAAGTCTTGCCTTTGGAATTTACAAAAACTTTACAGCGATTGATCAGCATACCGTTCATGAAAGAGAAATCATTGAAACTAGAATCATAGATACGAATGCGATTGAAAGTTTTACGAAAAACTTTGTGAAAGACTACTACACTTGGCAAAACGAAAAAGATTCCATTGAACAACGGACTGAAAAAATCAATGACTACTTGACAGAGGATTTACAAGCTTTAAGTACCGATACGGTAAGAGATGATATTCCGACTAGTTCCAGCGTGAGTAATATTGATATCTGGTCTGTGACACCAGAAAGTGATAATACCTATGTGGTTGTATATTCGGTAGATCAAAAGGTTACAGAAGATAAAGATAGCCAAAGGATTCGTTCCACCTATCGAATCTTGCTTCATCAAGATAATGCGGGAAACTTAGTTATTATACAAAACCCTACCTTATGGAGCATACCGAATAAATCGGATTATGAGCCAGAACAGCCTGATAGCAATGGAACAGTAGATTCCGATACGGTGCAAGAGGTAACAGAGTTTTTAGAGACATTCTTTGCATTTTATCCGACTGCGACTGATAAGGAACTTGCTTATTATGTGAAAAATAATGCCTTGCCACCCATTAATCAAGAATATATCTTTTCCGAATTAGTCAATCCAGTCTTTCAGAAAAAAGAGAATCAGATAAAAGTTTGGGCCACAGTAAAATATTTGAATGAAAGAACCAAAGCGATACAAATTTCACAGTATGAATTGTATTTAGAGAAAGATACTAATTGGATGATTGTAGAATAA
- a CDS encoding sensor histidine kinase has product MKIEKRFIIHLLLVFSMWILLLGITVPIVIEVILPKLGLGDERYEWIVLIFISIVTIVCLLLFGWYFGRPLLLIMKWINQLAYENLSQFGEYEKMCTRQGKFKMQYRLYQEVFTQLEDMRLQLEKAKVERAQVEIAKRDWIAGISHDLKTPLTYIQGYSTLLLNVDYNWSNKEQHKFIQEIHDKGTHMEQLVQDLSLAIRFDGSQKVPVHRTSQNIVMFIQQVLADVSNELYSQQHHFELQTTTEDIRIAFDAHLLKRAFINIYMNSILHNHEPANILTLIDCDKEHVVIHIRDDGKGMTEETKENIFNRYFRGTTTDQPSDGTGLGMAIVKQLIEAHDGNIQVESVLQKGTTFIITLPRNS; this is encoded by the coding sequence TTGAAAATTGAAAAACGTTTTATCATACATTTACTATTAGTATTTAGTATGTGGATCCTTCTGTTAGGTATAACAGTGCCAATTGTTATAGAAGTTATTTTGCCGAAGTTAGGACTTGGCGATGAACGTTATGAATGGATAGTGCTCATTTTTATAAGCATTGTGACGATAGTTTGTTTATTGTTATTTGGTTGGTATTTCGGACGTCCTCTACTACTTATAATGAAATGGATCAACCAACTTGCTTATGAAAACCTTTCTCAGTTTGGTGAATACGAAAAGATGTGTACACGACAAGGTAAATTTAAAATGCAATATAGATTATACCAAGAGGTATTCACACAGCTTGAGGATATGCGTTTACAGCTAGAAAAAGCGAAGGTTGAACGTGCGCAAGTAGAAATAGCAAAGCGTGATTGGATAGCAGGTATTTCACACGATTTAAAAACACCATTAACATATATTCAGGGTTATTCTACATTGCTGCTAAACGTAGATTATAATTGGTCAAATAAGGAACAACATAAATTTATTCAAGAGATTCACGATAAAGGCACACATATGGAACAACTGGTGCAAGACTTAAGTTTAGCCATTCGTTTTGATGGTTCACAAAAGGTACCGGTTCATCGAACATCACAAAATATTGTGATGTTCATTCAACAGGTGTTAGCCGATGTTAGCAATGAATTGTATTCACAGCAACATCACTTTGAATTACAGACGACGACAGAGGACATACGAATTGCATTTGATGCTCATTTATTAAAGCGTGCCTTTATAAATATTTATATGAATTCGATCCTTCATAATCATGAGCCTGCAAACATTTTGACGCTCATTGATTGTGATAAAGAACATGTTGTCATTCATATTCGAGATGATGGTAAAGGGATGACCGAAGAAACAAAAGAGAATATATTTAATCGTTATTTTCGCGGCACAACGACCGATCAACCATCGGATGGAACAGGTTTAGGTATGGCAATTGTGAAACAATTAATCGAAGCACATGATGGTAATATACAAGTAGAGAGCGTATTGCAAAAAGGTACTACCTTTATAATTACATTACCGAGAAATAGTTAG
- a CDS encoding response regulator transcription factor: MIDDTKILIVDDEVGILELLEITLRKEHFSHITTVSTKADALQALSEQDFDIILLDVMLPDGEGFSLCTEIRLHTTTPILFISARSSDFDKLTGLSVGGDDYITKPFNTLEVIARIRAILRRQRDYEGRDLETEPNIFSYDTFAFSPGEALLTVKGNVVEVTAKELELLHFFCKHPNHVFTVPQIYESVWGEEAFGVEKTVTIHIAKLRKKLNDHTGQPKIIVNLRGIGYKFIPPTGDFL; encoded by the coding sequence ATGATAGATGATACTAAAATTCTAATTGTTGATGATGAAGTTGGTATTTTAGAATTATTAGAAATTACATTAAGAAAAGAACATTTCTCGCATATAACGACTGTCTCAACGAAAGCGGATGCACTTCAAGCATTAAGCGAGCAAGATTTTGATATTATATTACTCGATGTTATGCTTCCTGATGGGGAGGGTTTTTCACTATGCACAGAGATTCGCCTTCATACAACAACACCCATTTTATTTATTAGTGCACGTTCAAGTGATTTTGATAAATTAACAGGACTGAGCGTTGGTGGTGACGATTATATTACAAAGCCATTTAACACGCTTGAAGTCATTGCAAGAATACGGGCTATTTTGCGTCGTCAACGAGACTATGAAGGACGGGATTTAGAGACTGAGCCAAACATTTTTTCGTACGACACATTTGCTTTTTCACCTGGAGAAGCATTATTAACTGTAAAAGGTAACGTGGTGGAAGTAACGGCGAAAGAATTAGAACTCCTCCATTTCTTTTGTAAACATCCGAACCATGTGTTTACAGTACCTCAAATCTATGAATCTGTTTGGGGAGAAGAAGCATTTGGGGTGGAAAAAACAGTGACGATTCATATTGCTAAATTACGAAAAAAGTTAAACGACCATACAGGACAGCCAAAAATCATTGTTAATTTGCGAGGAATTGGCTATAAATTCATTCCACCAACAGGTGATTTCCTTTGA
- a CDS encoding ABC transporter ATP-binding protein, with amino-acid sequence MNDLLEVRNIRKKVKEKELIKDLTFNLSSGEIIGLIGANGAGKTTILRALSQLVSVDGGEIKYNGINVFTTPIDYRKNIGTLIETPSFYKKLTGLENIKLFMQLYRKSDAHLINEVTKELNLYEHLNKKVEIYSLGMRQRLALAQLIAIQPKILLLDEPMNGLDPEGMIEFRNILLELKSKGMAILISSHLLSELENVCDRFLFVKNGSVRELNVESSDTISKTYLLKEITPLITKITNKFNVTIDDNKIIYIASSTNHKQLLKYLVDNDLEVLNINVDNDLEQSYMNISLLEE; translated from the coding sequence TTGAATGATCTTTTAGAAGTAAGAAATATAAGAAAAAAGGTTAAAGAAAAAGAGTTAATAAAAGATTTAACATTTAATTTATCCTCTGGAGAAATTATAGGATTAATAGGTGCTAATGGTGCGGGGAAAACTACTATTTTAAGGGCGCTTTCTCAATTAGTTTCTGTTGATGGTGGTGAAATTAAATATAATGGAATAAATGTTTTTACTACACCAATTGATTACCGAAAAAATATTGGTACTTTAATAGAAACTCCAAGTTTTTATAAAAAATTAACAGGACTTGAAAACATAAAATTGTTTATGCAATTATATAGAAAAAGTGATGCCCATCTTATTAATGAAGTAACCAAAGAGCTGAATTTATATGAACATTTAAATAAAAAAGTAGAAATTTACTCCTTAGGAATGAGACAGAGACTAGCATTAGCCCAATTAATAGCGATACAACCAAAGATACTGCTACTAGATGAACCAATGAATGGTTTAGACCCTGAAGGGATGATTGAATTTCGAAACATTTTACTAGAACTCAAATCAAAAGGAATGGCTATTTTAATATCTAGTCACTTATTAAGTGAATTAGAAAATGTTTGTGATCGTTTTTTATTTGTTAAAAATGGGAGTGTCAGAGAATTAAATGTAGAATCGAGTGATACTATTAGTAAAACCTATTTATTAAAAGAAATAACCCCATTAATAACAAAAATAACAAATAAATTTAATGTAACGATAGATGATAATAAAATCATATATATAGCATCATCTACCAATCATAAGCAATTATTAAAGTATTTAGTAGATAATGATTTGGAAGTGCTAAATATAAATGTTGATAATGATTTAGAACAATCTTATATGAATATTTCATTGTTGGAGGAGTAA